In one Sphingobium indicum B90A genomic region, the following are encoded:
- a CDS encoding acyl-CoA dehydrogenase family protein, which yields MDFSFTERQTRYRDAVRQFIEGEVRPLVHAHEAELAEGDRWAPLDLIETLKRKAQAAGLWNLFLPPSNGHAHVDDSFLFSGERLTNLEYALCAEEMGRIHWASEVFNCSAPDTGNMEVLHKYGTRAQKDRWLKPLMDGAIRSAFLMTEPEVASSDATNIRTSIDRDGDDYVVNGRKWWSSGAGDPRCKIAILMGKTDPAAARHEQQSMLLLPLDTPGVTIRRNLSVFGYDDAPHGHSEILLDNVRVPAGNLLLGEGRGFEIAQGRLGPGRIHHCMRTIGAAEEALDMMSRRLLSRSAFGKAIAEHSVWEERVANARIEIEMTRLLCLKAADMMDKAGNKAARNEIAMIKVQAPAMALRIVDDAIQAHGAAGVSPDFELARMWAGLRTMRIVDGPDEVHRRAIARAEFSRHRDRR from the coding sequence ATGGATTTCTCATTCACCGAAAGGCAGACCCGATATCGCGACGCGGTCAGGCAATTCATTGAGGGGGAGGTGCGTCCCCTGGTTCATGCCCATGAGGCGGAATTGGCGGAGGGCGACAGATGGGCGCCGCTCGACCTGATCGAGACGCTCAAGAGGAAGGCGCAGGCGGCGGGCCTCTGGAACCTGTTTCTGCCCCCTTCGAACGGGCATGCCCATGTCGACGACAGCTTCCTTTTTTCGGGCGAGCGGCTGACCAATCTGGAATATGCGCTGTGCGCCGAGGAAATGGGCCGGATCCATTGGGCGTCGGAGGTCTTCAACTGCTCCGCCCCGGACACCGGCAATATGGAGGTGCTGCATAAATATGGCACGCGCGCGCAGAAGGACCGCTGGCTGAAACCGCTGATGGACGGCGCGATCCGTTCCGCCTTCCTGATGACCGAGCCTGAGGTGGCCTCCTCCGACGCCACCAACATACGCACCTCGATCGACCGCGACGGGGACGATTATGTCGTCAACGGGCGGAAATGGTGGTCATCGGGCGCCGGAGACCCGCGCTGCAAGATCGCCATATTGATGGGAAAGACCGATCCCGCCGCGGCGCGCCACGAGCAGCAGAGCATGCTGCTGCTGCCCCTCGACACCCCGGGCGTGACGATCAGGCGCAATCTTTCGGTGTTCGGCTATGACGATGCGCCGCATGGGCATTCGGAAATCCTGCTGGACAATGTCCGCGTGCCGGCCGGCAATCTGCTTCTGGGCGAGGGACGCGGTTTCGAAATCGCGCAGGGCCGGCTGGGGCCTGGACGCATCCATCATTGCATGCGCACGATCGGCGCGGCGGAAGAGGCGCTGGACATGATGTCCCGGCGCCTGCTTTCGCGATCCGCCTTCGGCAAGGCCATTGCCGAACATTCGGTGTGGGAGGAACGGGTGGCGAATGCGCGCATAGAGATCGAAATGACGCGCCTGCTCTGCCTGAAGGCGGCCGACATGATGGACAAGGCGGGCAACAAGGCCGCAAGGAACGAAATCGCGATGATCAAGGTGCAGGCGCCCGCCATGGCGCTGCGCATCGTCGACGACGCGATCCAGGCCCATGGCGCGGCGGGCGTTTCGCCGGATTTCGAACTCGCCCGGATGTGGGCGGGCCTGCGCACCATGCGCATCGTCGACGGCCCTGACGAAGTGCATCGCCGCGCGATCGCGCGGGCCGAATTCAGCCGCCATCGGGACCGGCGGTGA
- a CDS encoding phosphotransferase family protein, protein MSDLDEASLARWMARAVPDFQGLGRIGKFPGGQSNPTYRIEAGERTYVLRRQPFGDLLPSAHAVDREYRLISALHPAGFPVPRPVALCEDRNVAGALFYMMEMVDGRSIWNGALPEIGKGERRAFYEAMIDALARLHSLDHEKIGLGGFGRAGNYFERQVGRWTKQYRAAQTDHIPEMEKLIEWLPRTVPRQTRNSIIHGDFRIDNLIFAKDRPKVLAVIDWELATIGDPLADFAYLAMNWIMPADGRSWLGGLDLEGEGLMTLDQAMDRYCDAAGCGPLPDLSWHFAYNLFRMAGILQGVKKRMADGNASSSDAEVMVAKIEPLASEAWRRACMARALDPTVSS, encoded by the coding sequence GTGAGCGACCTCGACGAAGCGTCGCTGGCGCGCTGGATGGCGCGCGCCGTGCCGGATTTCCAGGGTCTTGGACGGATCGGGAAATTTCCCGGCGGCCAGTCCAACCCGACTTACAGGATCGAGGCCGGCGAAAGGACTTATGTTCTGCGACGCCAGCCATTCGGGGACTTGCTGCCCTCGGCCCATGCGGTCGACCGGGAATATCGGCTGATCTCCGCTTTGCATCCCGCGGGCTTTCCGGTGCCCAGGCCCGTGGCCCTGTGCGAGGACAGGAACGTCGCGGGCGCACTGTTCTACATGATGGAGATGGTCGACGGGCGCAGCATCTGGAACGGGGCCTTGCCTGAGATCGGGAAGGGGGAAAGGCGCGCCTTTTACGAGGCGATGATCGATGCGCTGGCGCGGCTTCATTCGCTGGACCATGAAAAAATCGGCCTGGGCGGCTTCGGGCGCGCCGGCAATTATTTCGAACGCCAGGTGGGGCGTTGGACGAAGCAATATCGCGCGGCGCAGACGGACCATATCCCGGAGATGGAGAAGCTGATCGAATGGCTGCCGCGCACGGTGCCCCGGCAGACGCGCAACTCGATCATCCATGGCGATTTTCGCATCGACAATCTGATCTTCGCGAAGGACCGGCCAAAGGTTCTGGCGGTGATAGACTGGGAACTGGCGACCATCGGCGATCCCCTGGCCGATTTCGCCTATCTGGCGATGAACTGGATCATGCCGGCCGATGGCCGTTCCTGGCTGGGCGGGCTGGACCTGGAGGGGGAGGGGCTGATGACCCTGGACCAGGCCATGGATCGATATTGCGATGCGGCCGGTTGCGGTCCGTTGCCCGATCTGTCCTGGCATTTCGCCTATAATCTGTTCCGCATGGCCGGCATATTGCAAGGCGTGAAGAAGCGCATGGCGGACGGCAATGCGTCGAGCAGCGACGCGGAGGTCATGGTGGCGAAGATCGAGCCTCTGGCAAGCGAGGCATGGAGACGGGCCTGCATGGCGCGCGCACTGGACCCGACCGTCAGTTCGTGA
- a CDS encoding SDR family oxidoreductase — MDLFDLSGKTAIITGSSRGIGRAIAEAFAEAGANVVISSRKQQACEEVAAAINARCGAERAVAIAASISDKAALHAMVEQTREHFGQIDVLVCNAASNPYYGPMSGITDEQFRKIFDNNVLANHWLIGAVAPQMQQRKDGSIIIISSIGGLIGSDVIGAYNVSKAADFQLVRNLAVEFGPHNVRVNAIAPGVIRTDFARALWEDPKAEAELRRVTPLGRIGEPENIAGTAVFLASKAAEYVTGQAIVVDGGTTIKGAL; from the coding sequence ATGGATTTGTTCGACCTGAGCGGCAAGACCGCGATCATCACCGGCTCGTCCCGCGGCATCGGGCGCGCCATTGCGGAAGCATTTGCGGAGGCGGGCGCCAATGTGGTGATTTCCAGCCGCAAGCAGCAGGCCTGCGAGGAGGTGGCGGCCGCCATCAACGCGCGGTGCGGGGCTGAGCGCGCCGTCGCCATCGCCGCCAGCATATCCGACAAGGCGGCGCTGCACGCCATGGTAGAGCAGACGCGCGAACATTTCGGGCAAATCGACGTCCTGGTCTGCAACGCCGCGTCCAACCCCTATTACGGCCCGATGTCGGGCATCACGGACGAACAGTTCCGCAAGATCTTCGACAATAACGTGCTGGCCAACCATTGGCTGATCGGCGCGGTCGCGCCGCAGATGCAGCAGCGCAAGGACGGATCGATCATCATCATATCGTCCATAGGCGGCCTGATCGGATCGGATGTGATCGGCGCCTATAATGTCTCCAAGGCGGCGGATTTCCAGCTCGTCCGCAACCTCGCCGTCGAATTCGGGCCGCATAATGTGCGCGTCAACGCCATCGCGCCCGGCGTCATCCGCACGGATTTTGCCCGCGCCTTGTGGGAAGACCCGAAGGCCGAAGCCGAATTGCGGCGCGTGACCCCGCTCGGTCGTATCGGGGAGCCGGAGAACATCGCCGGCACGGCCGTTTTCCTGGCGTCGAAAGCGGCCGAATATGTGACGGGCCAGGCGATCGTCGTCGACGGCGGCACGACCATAAAGGGCGCGCTGTGA
- a CDS encoding SDR family NAD(P)-dependent oxidoreductase: protein MTGRFHGKSVVVTGAGSGIGRATARLFAGEGARVIAFDLFEGVEETAAGQERIVAMRGDAGSAGDVQALIAAAVRDLGGVDIIAANAGISGGLAGLFEQTAEDWAKILEVNLIGPFLAIRHGAEAMINAGRPGSIICTASVAGLRAGAGGPAYSASKAGVINLVQTAAQQLTGTGIRVNAVCPGLVETGMTQSLYDAARAKGREEMIGQLNPTQRGGEPGELAEAIAFLASDQASYINGHALVVDGGLSTSHPFAKPRRLGVTTF, encoded by the coding sequence GTGACCGGCCGCTTCCATGGCAAGAGCGTCGTCGTGACGGGCGCGGGTTCGGGCATCGGCCGGGCAACCGCGCGCCTGTTCGCAGGGGAGGGCGCGCGCGTCATCGCCTTCGACCTGTTCGAAGGCGTCGAGGAAACGGCCGCCGGCCAGGAACGCATCGTCGCCATGCGGGGCGATGCCGGGTCCGCCGGCGATGTGCAGGCGCTGATCGCGGCGGCGGTCCGCGATCTGGGCGGCGTCGACATCATCGCCGCCAATGCCGGCATCAGCGGCGGCCTGGCCGGCCTGTTCGAGCAGACGGCGGAGGACTGGGCGAAAATCCTGGAGGTGAACCTGATCGGGCCCTTTCTGGCGATCCGGCACGGCGCGGAGGCGATGATCAACGCTGGGCGACCGGGCAGCATCATCTGCACGGCGTCGGTGGCGGGGCTGCGCGCCGGCGCGGGCGGGCCGGCCTATTCCGCGTCCAAGGCGGGCGTCATCAATCTGGTGCAGACCGCCGCGCAGCAACTCACCGGGACGGGGATACGCGTCAACGCCGTATGTCCCGGCCTTGTCGAAACGGGCATGACGCAGTCGCTCTACGACGCCGCCCGCGCAAAGGGGCGGGAGGAGATGATCGGGCAGCTCAATCCCACGCAGCGCGGCGGGGAGCCGGGCGAACTGGCGGAAGCCATCGCCTTCCTGGCATCCGACCAGGCGAGCTACATCAATGGTCATGCGCTTGTCGTCGACGGCGGACTGTCCACGTCCCACCCCTTCGCCAAGCCCCGCAGGCTGGGCGTGACGACATTCTGA
- a CDS encoding OmpA family protein translates to MSVVSNSPKYLFVLALLAGASSASVAAQTQEAPAADVSATAYLPAEKTAGPEIKGIISARSGDKMQVTAADGAKSVIAINDATKISASKGLFGLNRSRLAATSLLNGLPVTVKTLQSGEGLVASQINLQNKDLKTASMIHNGTAQGFEEQTAATAALRGRMGEIDQYNVKSTTNVNFDTGKAVLSAQAKNDLCATAATAEGMSNALLLVVGYTDSTGDDEFNQELSEKRAGRVVNYLQQACGWKPYRMLTPTGMAEADPVASNDTIEGKAQNRRVAVNILVSKGLDGL, encoded by the coding sequence ATGAGTGTGGTTTCCAACAGCCCGAAATATCTCTTCGTTCTTGCCCTGCTTGCCGGCGCTTCGTCGGCCAGCGTGGCTGCGCAGACGCAGGAGGCGCCGGCCGCCGACGTTTCGGCGACCGCCTATCTGCCGGCCGAAAAGACCGCAGGCCCTGAAATCAAGGGCATCATTTCCGCGCGCAGCGGCGACAAGATGCAGGTCACGGCCGCCGACGGCGCCAAGTCCGTCATCGCCATCAACGACGCCACGAAGATCAGCGCCAGCAAGGGCCTTTTCGGCCTCAATCGCAGCAGGCTCGCCGCGACCTCGCTGCTGAACGGCCTGCCGGTCACGGTCAAGACGCTGCAATCGGGCGAGGGCCTGGTGGCGAGCCAGATCAATCTCCAGAACAAGGATCTGAAGACCGCATCGATGATCCACAACGGCACCGCCCAGGGCTTTGAGGAGCAGACTGCGGCGACGGCGGCGCTGCGCGGTCGCATGGGCGAGATCGACCAATATAATGTGAAGAGCACGACCAACGTGAATTTCGACACCGGCAAGGCCGTGCTGTCGGCCCAGGCGAAGAACGACCTCTGCGCCACGGCGGCCACTGCCGAGGGGATGAGCAACGCCCTGTTGCTGGTCGTCGGCTACACCGATTCCACCGGAGACGATGAATTCAACCAGGAGCTTAGCGAGAAGCGGGCCGGCCGCGTCGTCAATTATCTTCAGCAGGCCTGCGGCTGGAAGCCCTATCGCATGCTGACCCCGACCGGCATGGCCGAGGCGGACCCCGTCGCGAGCAACGACACCATCGAGGGCAAGGCGCAAAATCGCCGCGTCGCGGTGAACATCCTGGTCAGCAAGGGCCTGGACGGGCTGTAA
- a CDS encoding UvrD-helicase domain-containing protein: MADEETAADAAGRLALERVYACFDAGQSFRLEAGAGAGKTYSLEKALRRLIELRGTELVRKRQQIGCITFTNVAKDEIIARVQAHPAVRPETIHGFCWSVLQDFQPQLRAIVPDLPGWGERLADAGVGGLGARKVNYDLGYPRVTPDEVSLKHEDVLTLMTELLARPKFRLVLAKRYPVLLIDEYQDTDAGFVEALKQHFLGTGTGPIIGLFGDHWQKIYGEGCGAVEHAALEVIDKNANFRSAEPIVAVLNRMRPDLEQIPSDPDAPGEARIFHTNAWPGQRRTGQGGGHWTGDTSPEAARAYLDHLKQRLSDEGWDFAVERTKILMLSHSVLAKEQGYPTIQSIYGQFNDAWLKKEDPHIKFLADQLEPACAAFQAKRYGEMFESLGAGRPCIRRHHDKVAWTQSLEQLIQLRATGTIGAVIDLIKGQAHMHLPEAVLDREQRLADAGPEPVEGESRRIAQLRRLRDVAYTELMAVDAFIDGHTPFATKHGVKGAEFENVLVIVGRGWNKYNFAQMLERLDPGPPADKVESFESNRNLFYVACSRPKRRLALLFTQILSELAMAKVTALFGEANVIPLPADPAGGAAP; this comes from the coding sequence ATGGCTGACGAAGAGACCGCCGCCGACGCGGCCGGCCGCCTTGCACTTGAGCGTGTCTATGCGTGCTTCGATGCCGGACAAAGCTTCCGGCTCGAGGCAGGCGCGGGCGCAGGCAAGACATATTCCCTAGAAAAGGCGCTGCGCCGCCTGATCGAACTTCGCGGTACGGAACTTGTGCGTAAGCGCCAACAGATTGGTTGCATCACGTTCACGAACGTGGCGAAGGATGAGATTATCGCGCGCGTTCAGGCCCACCCGGCGGTTCGGCCGGAGACCATTCACGGATTTTGTTGGTCAGTATTGCAGGACTTTCAGCCCCAGCTCCGCGCGATCGTGCCTGACTTGCCGGGATGGGGAGAACGTCTCGCCGATGCCGGGGTGGGGGGGCTAGGCGCGAGGAAGGTCAATTACGACCTCGGCTATCCCCGGGTGACGCCAGACGAGGTGTCATTGAAGCACGAAGACGTGCTGACGCTGATGACGGAGCTGCTGGCACGGCCCAAGTTTCGCTTAGTGCTAGCGAAGCGCTATCCCGTGCTGCTGATTGACGAATATCAGGACACCGATGCGGGCTTCGTAGAGGCTCTAAAGCAGCATTTCCTAGGTACGGGTACGGGGCCTATCATTGGCCTGTTCGGCGACCATTGGCAGAAGATCTACGGTGAGGGATGCGGTGCGGTCGAGCACGCAGCACTCGAGGTGATCGACAAAAACGCCAATTTCCGATCCGCCGAACCCATCGTCGCGGTGCTCAATCGCATGCGACCCGATCTCGAACAGATCCCCAGCGACCCGGATGCGCCGGGTGAGGCTCGAATCTTTCACACGAATGCATGGCCGGGCCAGCGCCGAACGGGCCAGGGCGGTGGTCACTGGACTGGCGACACGAGCCCCGAGGCGGCACGCGCCTATCTCGATCACCTGAAGCAGCGATTGTCGGATGAGGGCTGGGACTTTGCCGTCGAACGCACCAAGATCCTGATGCTCAGCCACAGCGTGCTGGCGAAGGAACAGGGCTATCCGACCATCCAGAGCATTTATGGCCAGTTCAACGATGCCTGGCTCAAGAAAGAAGACCCCCACATCAAATTTCTGGCCGACCAGCTCGAGCCAGCATGCGCGGCCTTTCAGGCGAAGCGCTATGGCGAGATGTTTGAGAGCCTAGGCGCCGGCAGGCCGTGCATCCGTCGGCATCACGACAAGGTCGCATGGACGCAGTCTCTCGAACAGCTTATCCAATTGCGAGCGACCGGCACGATCGGCGCCGTCATCGACCTCATCAAAGGCCAGGCTCACATGCATCTGCCCGAGGCGGTGCTGGACCGCGAGCAACGCTTGGCCGACGCCGGACCCGAACCGGTCGAAGGCGAGTCTCGGAGGATCGCCCAGCTGCGAAGGCTACGGGACGTCGCCTACACCGAGCTGATGGCGGTGGATGCGTTCATCGATGGTCACACGCCCTTCGCCACCAAGCACGGCGTGAAGGGTGCGGAGTTCGAGAACGTGCTCGTCATCGTCGGCCGTGGCTGGAACAAGTATAATTTCGCGCAGATGCTGGAACGGCTCGACCCAGGCCCCCCGGCAGACAAGGTCGAATCCTTCGAGAGCAATCGCAACCTGTTCTACGTCGCGTGCTCCAGACCGAAGCGCCGATTGGCGCTGTTGTTCACCCAGATTCTAAGCGAGCTCGCGATGGCGAAGGTGACAGCTTTGTTCGGCGAGGCCAATGTGATCCCGCTTCCAGCAGATCCCGCGGGCGGGGCCGCGCCATGA
- a CDS encoding ATP-dependent nuclease, whose translation MRINRAKIENFRLLRDVEIGFEEQTTLIVGRNNSGKTSIAELFRRLLSDRALSFRLEDFSLGCHECFWTSLVSFRAQQDSSETLGQLPAIKLVLDIGYDVDAADLGPLSECIIDLNPDCHEARLEFRFAPKANALQALFVDLTEPLEDPEADRARLYRELGNRIASAYAGSLEAVDPNDPTNRKTLEPKILSALVGGGFINAQRGLDDDTFRERDVLGKVVEVLFQSALTDELDPTRRSTAEQLKEAVDQIQGDLHIGFNAKLTSLLPTFDLFGYPGLVDPGLVTETSFDVDKLLSNHTRLRYRGVNGVTLPETYNGLGARNLVYMLLQLLRFFREFQGTPTAAGVHLIFIEEPEAHLHPQMQEVFIRQLEYIANAFVAQLNADRPWPVQFVVTTHSPHMANEARFESLRYFLSVTDGPGLRRSVVKDLRQGMGGAPEEDRNFLHQYLTLSRCDLFFADKAVLIEGTAERLLLPAMIRKTDAAAQGEPQLSSQYLTVMEVGGAYAHRFFGLLAFLELRTLIITDIDSVAPGAKNKRVAVRVAEGTFTSNACIKSWYEPDVSPAQLLDKSTEEKTDGGRRLAYQIPEQDGGPCARSFEDAFILANPELFDLGEGDQATLAYEHAAEQKKSSFALEHAIVNTEWRTPRYIGEGLRWLAQGNPAPTLGPDAIAAELVAEVIDAADGAQVDG comes from the coding sequence ATGCGCATCAACCGAGCTAAGATTGAAAACTTCAGGCTCCTCCGCGACGTGGAGATCGGTTTCGAAGAACAGACGACGCTCATCGTTGGCCGCAACAACAGCGGCAAGACGTCGATCGCCGAGCTGTTCCGGCGCTTGCTGTCCGATCGCGCCCTGAGTTTCCGCCTCGAAGATTTTTCGCTCGGGTGTCACGAATGCTTTTGGACATCGCTTGTGTCTTTCCGCGCGCAGCAAGATTCGTCCGAGACGCTCGGACAGTTGCCAGCAATCAAGCTCGTGCTCGATATCGGCTATGACGTCGATGCGGCCGATCTTGGGCCGCTTAGCGAGTGCATCATCGACTTGAATCCCGATTGCCACGAGGCCCGGCTGGAGTTCCGGTTCGCGCCGAAGGCCAATGCGCTACAGGCGTTGTTCGTTGATTTAACGGAGCCGCTCGAAGATCCGGAGGCGGACCGCGCCCGGCTCTACCGCGAACTCGGAAATCGCATTGCCTCGGCCTATGCCGGATCGCTGGAAGCGGTCGATCCGAACGACCCGACCAACCGGAAGACACTGGAACCAAAGATCCTGTCCGCGCTCGTCGGCGGCGGCTTCATCAATGCCCAGCGCGGGCTGGATGACGATACATTCCGCGAGCGCGACGTGCTCGGCAAGGTGGTCGAGGTGCTCTTCCAATCGGCATTGACGGACGAACTGGATCCAACGCGACGCAGCACCGCCGAGCAGCTCAAGGAGGCGGTCGATCAGATCCAGGGCGATCTGCATATCGGTTTTAACGCCAAGCTGACCTCACTGCTGCCCACGTTCGACCTGTTTGGATATCCTGGCCTTGTAGACCCGGGATTGGTGACAGAGACCAGCTTCGACGTCGACAAGCTGCTCAGCAACCACACGCGCCTGCGCTACCGGGGCGTGAACGGCGTAACCCTGCCCGAAACCTACAATGGCCTCGGCGCGCGCAACCTCGTTTACATGCTACTACAGCTCCTGCGCTTCTTCCGCGAGTTCCAGGGAACGCCAACAGCGGCCGGCGTGCATCTAATCTTTATCGAGGAGCCCGAGGCGCATCTGCATCCCCAGATGCAGGAGGTGTTCATACGCCAGCTGGAGTACATCGCCAACGCGTTCGTCGCCCAATTGAACGCCGACCGTCCGTGGCCGGTCCAGTTCGTCGTCACCACCCACTCGCCCCACATGGCGAACGAAGCCCGCTTCGAGAGCCTCCGCTATTTTCTGTCGGTTACCGACGGCCCGGGCCTCCGGCGCTCAGTTGTGAAGGATCTCCGGCAGGGTATGGGCGGCGCGCCGGAAGAGGATCGCAATTTTCTTCATCAATATCTCACGCTATCCCGCTGCGACCTTTTCTTTGCGGACAAGGCGGTGCTGATCGAAGGAACCGCTGAACGCCTTCTCCTTCCGGCGATGATCCGCAAGACCGACGCTGCCGCGCAAGGCGAGCCGCAACTAAGCAGTCAGTACCTCACTGTCATGGAGGTCGGCGGCGCCTACGCCCATCGCTTCTTCGGCCTGCTGGCGTTCCTCGAGTTGCGCACGCTGATCATCACCGATATCGATTCCGTTGCGCCCGGGGCCAAGAACAAGCGCGTGGCGGTTCGTGTGGCCGAGGGCACATTCACCAGCAATGCCTGTATCAAAAGCTGGTACGAGCCCGACGTGAGCCCAGCCCAGCTGCTCGACAAGTCGACCGAGGAGAAGACCGACGGCGGACGACGGCTCGCCTATCAGATCCCCGAGCAGGATGGCGGTCCATGTGCTCGCAGCTTTGAGGATGCCTTCATCCTCGCCAATCCAGAACTCTTCGATCTCGGCGAGGGCGACCAGGCGACGCTCGCCTATGAGCATGCGGCCGAACAGAAAAAGTCCAGCTTTGCGCTTGAACATGCGATCGTAAACACCGAGTGGCGGACGCCGCGCTACATCGGCGAAGGGTTGCGGTGGCTTGCCCAAGGCAATCCAGCGCCGACCCTCGGGCCAGACGCGATCGCCGCCGAGTTGGTCGCCGAAGTGATTGACGCGGCTGATGGGGCCCAGGTCGATGGCTGA